A genomic region of Arachis stenosperma cultivar V10309 chromosome 9, arast.V10309.gnm1.PFL2, whole genome shotgun sequence contains the following coding sequences:
- the LOC130950588 gene encoding pentatricopeptide repeat-containing protein At2g16880-like, whose translation MTTTTDAAAAVSSEAQLLKTVTTILTSHRDPHTALKPLIQNLTLPTVLSVLSSTQLHRTHSATLLSFFHILRHSPHPSLSSSPEPLLALLPGLLFHRRYSSARSLLLNFISSDHPRHSLHQVLLRRPRLPQPLLDTSLSAYALSDHPDLAFQLFNKMKRLRIKPNLLTCHSLLSSLVRRHPHSSHSIHLSKQVFNDFLKLGITPNTTTFNILIHSSCLDNNFNDALSFMNQMTDFACSPDNITYNTILDALCRKGQLSKVREVLLEMKGSGVSPNRNTYNILVHGYCKLRWLKEAAEVVELMRANDMVPDIWTYNTIMRGLCDEGKVKEAISLRDDMESLRVMPDEVTYNTLIDGCFQWRGSVEAFKLVEEMKGKGVKPNAVTHNIMVKWYCKEGKIDEAGCVVAKMVESGFSPDCFTYNTMINGYCKAGNLGEAFKMMDEMGRKGLKMDTFTLNTIVHRLCVEKLLKEAYELTVKAAKRGYILDEVTYGTLIMGYFKNEQTNKALKLWDEMKEKGIIPSVVTYNTIIRGLCHSLKTDQAVDKLNELLDKGLAPNEATCNIIIHGYCWEGAVEKAFLFYNRMVENSFNPGVITCNILLRGLCKNGMFEKAFNLFNTWIIKGKPVDAVTYNTLISVLCKEGKLDEAFDLMTEMEKKKLGPDRYTYTAIIGALTHAGRTEEAKKFMSKLLETSPNMISEDTSQMLGSGDMDYSEQITNFCTQGKYKEAMKLFQESEQKGVSLHKSAYFKLMDGLLKRRKSISKASLSD comes from the coding sequence ATGACCACCACCACCGACGCAGCCGCCGCAGTCTCATCGGAAGCTCAGCTGCTGAAAACGGTGACCACCATCCTCACCAGCCACCGTGACCCCCACACCGCGCTCAAACCCTTAATCCAAAATCTCACCCTCCCCACGGTGCTTTCCGTCCTCTCCTCCACCCAACTCCACCGCACCCACTCCGCCACCCTCCTTTCCTTCTTCCACATCCTCCGCCACTCTCCCCACCCTTCTCTCTCCTCCTCCCCTGAGCCCCTCCTCGCCCTCCTACCCGGCCTCCTCTTCCACCGCCGCTACTCCTCCGCCCGCTCCCTCCTCCTCAACTTCATCTCCTCCGACCACCCCCGCCACTCCCTCCACCAGGTCCTCCTCCGCCGCCCCCGCCTCCCGCAGCCACTCCTCGACACCTCCCTCTCCGCCTACGCCCTCTCCGACCACCCCGACCTCGCCTTCCAGCTCTTCAACAAGATGAAGCGCCTCCGTATTAAACCCAACCTCCTCACCTGCCACTCCCTCCTCTCCTCCCTCGTCCGCCGCCACCCTCATTCCTCTCACTCCATTCACCTCTCCAAGCAAGTCTTTAACGATTTCCTTAAGCTCGGTATAACCCCAAACACCACCACCTTCAACATCTTGATCCATAGTTCTTGTCttgataataattttaatgatgCTCTTAGCTTCATGAACCAAATGACTGATTTTGCTTGTTCTCCTGATAATATCACTTACAATACTATTCTTGATGCATTGTGTAGGAAGGGCCAATTGAGTAAGGTTAGGGAGGTTTTGCTAGAGATGAAAGGTAGCGGGGTTTCCCCAAATAGGAACACCTATAATATCTTGGTTCATGGCTATTGTAAGTTGAGGTGGTTGAAGGAGGCTGCCGAGGTTGTCGAGTTGATGAGAGCAAACGACATGGTACCGGATATTTGGACTTATAATACAATCATGAGGGGTTTGTGCGACGAGGGGAAGGTCAAGGAGGCGATTAGCCTAAGGGATGATATGGAGAGCCTGAGGGTGATGCCGGATGAGGTTACCTACAATACTCTGATTGACGGGTGTTTTCAGTGGCGGGGGAGTGTGGAGGCATTCAAGTTGGTTGAGGAAATGAAGGGAAAGGGAGTCAAGCCGAACGCGGTGACTCACAATATAATGGTGAAGTGGTACTGTAAGGAAGGTAAGATAGATGAAGCCGGCTGTGTCGTGGCAAAGATGGTGGAGAGTGGGTTTTCACCGGACTGTTTTACTTATAATACTATGATCAATGGTTATTGTAAAGCAGGAAATCTGGGAGAAGCTTTTAAGATGATGGATGAAATGGGGAGGAAAGGTTTAAAGATGGATACTTTTACTCTGAACACTATAGTGCACAGATTGTGCGTGGAGAAGCTGCTCAAAGAGGCATATGAGTTGACTGTGAAGGCTGCAAAGCGAGGTTATATTCTCGATGAGGTAACCTATGGAACTCTAATCATGGGATACTTTAAAAATGAACAAACAAACAAAGCTCTGAAGCTTTGGGATGAGATGAAGGAGAAGGGGATCATTCCTAGTGTTGTCACTTATAACACTATAATTAGGGGGTTGTGCCATTCTTTAAAAACTGATCAGGCTGTAGATAAATTGAATGAGCTTTTAGATAAAGGTTTGGCCCCCAATGAAGCTACGTGTAACATAATTATTCATGGTTACTGCTGGGAGGGAGCAGTGGAGAAAGCATTCTTGTTCTATAACAGAATGGTTGAGAACTCATTCAATCCGGGTGTTATTACATGTAACATTCTTCTTCGAGGGCTTTGCAAAAATGGTATGTTCGAGAAGgcctttaatttatttaacaCATGGATCATTAAAGGTAAGCCCGTTGATGCAGTTACGTACAACACGTTGATTTCCGTCCTTTGCAAAGAAGGGAAACTTGATGAAGCATTTGACCTCATGACTGAGATGGAGAAGAAAAAATTGGGGCCGGACCGATATACTTATACTGCCATCATTGGTGCACTTACTCATGCTGGGAGAACTGAGGAAGCAAAGAAATTCATGTCAAAACTCCTAGAGACAAGTCCAAATATGATAAGTGAAGACACTTCACAAATGCTTGGTTCAGGCGACATGGATTACTCAGAACAGATAACTAATTTTTGTACTCAAGGGAAGTACAAAGAGGCAATGAAACTATTTCAAGAATCAGAGCAGAAAGGAGTTAGTTTGCATAAATCTGCATATTTCAAGTTAATGGATGGGCTATTGAAGAGGCGGAAAAGCATATCGAAGGCCTCCTTATCAGATTGA
- the LOC130950381 gene encoding ATP-dependent 6-phosphofructokinase 2-like translates to MRGAVKIFDEIRRRKLNVAVVGIPKTVDNDVGIIDRSFGFQTAVEMAQQAISAAHVEAVSAVNGIGLVKLMGRSTGHIALYATLSSRDVDCCLIPEIDFFLEGKGGLFEFLDKRLKANGHAVLVVAEGAG, encoded by the coding sequence ATGCGAGGAGCTGTGAAGATATTTGATGAAATTAGACGTCGCAAACTGAATGTTGCAGTTGTTGGAATTCCTAAGACCGTGGATAATGATGTGGGAATAATTGACAGATCTTTTGGATTCCAAACAGCAGTTGAAATGGCTCAGCAAGCAATAAGTGCCGCTCATGTAGAGGCTGTGAGTGCGGTTAACGGGATAGGCCTGGTAAAGCTGATGGGTCGAAGTACAGGGCACATAGCTTTATATGCAACACTTAGCAGCCGTGATGTCGATTGCTGCCTAATTCCTGAGATAGACTTTTTCTTGGAAGGAAAAGGAGGACTTTTCGAATTTCTCGACAAGCGACTGAAGGCAAACGGGCATGCGGTGCTTGTGGTTGCTGAGGGTGCTGGCTAG